From Roseibium alexandrii DFL-11, the proteins below share one genomic window:
- a CDS encoding DUF1036 domain-containing protein, whose translation MRTSIQTFCALSLAFFLNTIFSGNAHADLRLCNKTDSQVGVAIGYKDKSDWITEGWWNLASNSCETLVPGALVSRYYYIYAVDYDQFGEWGGRAFMCTREKEFTIRGIEDCVARGFERTGFFEIDTGEQSSWTVQLTEPVQQGTGGR comes from the coding sequence ATGCGTACATCCATTCAGACCTTCTGCGCCTTAAGTCTGGCCTTCTTCCTGAACACCATTTTCAGCGGAAACGCACACGCTGATCTCCGTCTATGCAACAAGACGGACAGCCAGGTCGGTGTGGCTATTGGATACAAGGACAAGTCCGACTGGATCACTGAAGGTTGGTGGAACCTTGCGTCCAACAGCTGCGAAACACTGGTCCCGGGCGCTCTGGTGTCACGATACTATTACATCTATGCGGTGGATTACGACCAGTTCGGCGAATGGGGTGGGCGCGCTTTCATGTGCACCCGGGAAAAAGAATTCACCATTCGCGGAATTGAAGATTGCGTTGCTCGGGGTTTCGAGCGGACAGGCTTTTTTGAAATCGACACGGGAGAACAAAGCAGCTGGACAGTCCAGCTCACAGAACCCGTGCAACAAGGGACAGGTGGGCGATGA